From a region of the Lactuca sativa cultivar Salinas chromosome 4, Lsat_Salinas_v11, whole genome shotgun sequence genome:
- the LOC111906774 gene encoding uncharacterized protein LOC111906774 codes for MVFVMWHIRPKHEVVDVSTVYAGAPTWFSIKLHHGGKFTKLPDIKYIGGEVRYVDYVDIDEFSVHELDAIMLDLGYPDPRNSEFADESPVIYYHFRIPNGDFQFGLRALGNDQDVINLSKYIAHNKLIEVYTEHGKTNLLTYFMSPNAKGKVVIEELPENDDQGAEVEGQVHADSSMKNVNHGNGEPIGEFMSLILFGSKNDSFSPEYRRGRVGNSKIGESSCSNRLNLDYIDEVVHISKEKNDDLDGSTNVQEAATCVHIDEMDGVREAANVVQEASTFDEEGYNTPPPPVNNADEQLNELFDNLMENLIGSDDDNAEYEGDGESEEGNQEYEEDDESQESDPNFEEYDESKNSDPEYEEDEREIEDEDHMDDIMDVDNNIQDVDVDMGDFTLNVESDVEGGHEPEDMEVINNEEFESLDEGSDQDRERRALIKNLRKEKRCSLGVVHKQSFSVGDKFNSKKELKEAIDLHALESRRNLFFKKNDNVRLRAQCRGVVPVTNKGQVGSQATTSKRKGKELKTQKVTCGWYIHASRSNPESDWFIRTLNQTHTCLQTRKLRACTASLISKKIFDQVEANPDIPLRAIQDHFQKTYQVGVSMDKVFRAKDKARKHITGDYTKQYELLRDYVLELQATNPDTTVKIDVCSEPNPDSPTRQFRRIYVCLGPLKKGFKACLRDLLGFDGAFMKGPFPGQVLSAVGLDPNNGIYPLAYGIVESENTESWKWFLDNLGDDLDLGRNSNFTFISDRQKGLHTAVEQIFPNAEHRYCIRHIHDNMRKRWRQTEYRDHLWRCASATTIPEFEHLMKEFSQYDKEACEWLKQIPPKHWARSHFSGRAVSDVLISNMCEVFNGKIEKGRDKPVIGCLEFIREYLMKRICNVMKEMKKAKGPLTPTATDILTARKTVASQYIARWNGGDKYQVTGALQDQHVVDVRNKTCTCRKWELIGIPCRHAIATLNEMSKDPEADLDIYKWVHKVYFLETWKKVYSFKVEPIKGRSMWPKSECPTKLIPPPHRTQVGRPKKKRRQSEGERLSKKQKASQGDGVNAAQEGGSQKPTNDGVQKLSRKHISVTCSKCKNKGHNSRTCKGQGGNQSKK; via the exons ATGGTGTTCGTAATGTGGCATATCAGACCAAAACACGAAGTTGTTGATGTATCAACTGTATATG cTGGTGCACCCACATGGTTTAGTATTAAGCTTCATCACGGTGGGAAATTTACTAAATTACCTGATATAAAGTACATTGGAGGTGAAGTGCgttatgttgattatgtggacATTGATGAGTTTTCTGTGCATGAACTTGATGCCATAATGCTTGACCTAGGTTACCCAGACCCACGGAATTCTGAATTCGCTGATGAATCCCCAGTTATATACTACCATTTTAGGATACCCAATGGTGACTTTCAATTTGGTCTTAGAGCTTTAGGGAATGATCAGGATGTGATCAACCTTTCTAAATATATTGCACATAACAAGCTGATTGAGGTGTACACAGAGCATGGAAAGACAAATTTATTGACTTACTTCATGTCACCAAATGCAAAGGGTAAAGTTGTCATTGAggaattaccagaaaatgatgatcAAGGGGCTGAAGTTGAGGGTCAAGTTCATGCAGATTCTTCAATGAAAAATGTGAACCATGGTAATGGTGAGCCTATTGGTGAGTTCATGTCTCTGATTCTTTTTGGGAGTAAGAATGATAGTTTCTCACCAGAGTATAGAAGGGGTAGGGTTGGGAATTCCAAAATAGGTGAAAGTTCTTGTAGCAATAGGCTTAATTTAGATTATATTGATGAGGTTGTTCACATTTCAAAGGAAAAGAATGATGATCTGGATGGTTCAACTAATGTTCAGGAGGCAGCAACTTGTGTTCATATTGATGAGATGGATGGTGTTAGGGAGGCTGCAAATGTTGTTCAAGAGGCATCAACTTTTGATGAAGAAGGCtacaacaccccccccccccctgttaATAATGCTGATGAACAATTGAATGAGTTATTTGATAACCTTATGGAAAATTTGATTGGGAGTGATGATGATAATGCAGAGTATGAAGGGGATGGAGAATCTGAAGAGGGTAATCAAGAGTATGAAGAGGATGATGAATCTCAAGAAAGTGATCCAAATTTTGAAGAGTATGATGAATCTAAAAATAGTGATCCAGAGTATGAAGAAGATGAGAGAGAAATAGAAGATGAAGATCATATGGATGACATAATGGATGTTGACAACAATATACAGGATGTGGATGTGGACATGGGAGATTTCACTCTCAATGTTGAAAGTGATGTGGAAGGTGGGCATGAACCTGAAGATATGGAAGTGATTAACAATGAGGAATTTGAATCTTTGGATGAAGGATCCGACCAAGACAGAGAGAGAAGAGCTCTTATCAAGaatttgagaaaagaaaaaaggTGCAGTCTTGGGGTAGTACATAAACAATCTTTTTCAGTTGGAGATAAATTTAATAGTAAAAAAGAATTAAAGGAGGCAATTGATTTGCATGCACTAGAATCAAGAAGGAatcttttctttaaaaaaaatgacaATGTAAGGCTTAGGGCACAGTGTAGAGGTGTTGTACCTGTCACCAATAAAGGCCAAGTGGGTAGTCAAGCTACCACTTCAAAAAGAAAGGGTAAAGAATTAAAGACACAAAAAGTAACATGTGGTTGGTACATTCATGCATCTAGGTCAAATCCTGAATCCGACTGGTTTATAAGGACCTTAAACCAAACTCACACATGTTTGCAAACAAGGAAACTCAGGGCTTGTACTGCTTCTTTAATCAGCAAGAAAATCTTTGATCAAGTTGAGGCGAATCCAGATATACCTTTGAGAGCCATACAAGATCACTTTCAAAAGACCTACCAAGTGGGTGTTAGTATGGACAAGGTGTTCAGGGCAAAGGATAAGGCAAGAAAGCATATAACTGGTGACTACACAAAGCAGTATGAACTGTTGAGGGACTATGTTCTCGAACTTCAAGCCACCAACCCAGACACCACAGTGAAAATAGATGTATGTTCTGAGCCTAACCCTGATTCCCCAACTAGGCAGTTTAGAAGAATTTATGTGTGCTTGGGTCCACTAAAAAAAGGGTTCAAGGcatgccttagggacttattAGGTTTTGATGGTGCCTTCATGAAAGGACCATTCCCTGGGCAAGTCCTTTCAGCAGTTGGTCTTGATCCCAATAATGGAATTTACCCATTAGCATATGGGATTGTTGAGTCTGAAAACACAGAAAGCTGGAAATGGTTTTTAGATAACCTTGGGGATGACTTGGACCTTGGAAGAAACTCAAATTTTACTTTCATAAGTGACAGGCAAAAG GGTTTACATACTGCAGTTGAGCAAATTTTTCCCAATGCTGAGCATAGATATTGTATCAGACATATTCATGACAATATGAGGAAAAGATGGAGGCAAACAGAGTACAGGGACCACTTATGGAGGTGTGCATCAGCTACCACCATTCCTGAGTTTGAACATTTGATGAAGGAGTTTAGTCAGTATGATAAGGAGGCATGTGAATGGTTGAAGCAAATTCCTCCTAAACATTGGGCAAGGAGTCATTTTTCAG GAAGAGCAGTTTCTGATGTGTTGATATCAaacatgtgtgaagtgtttaatggGAAGATAGAGAAAGGAAGGGATAAACCTGTCATTGGATGTTTAGAATTCATAAGGGAGTATCTAATGAAGAGGATATGCAATGTCATGAAGGAAATGAAAAAGGCTAAAGGTCCACTAACACCCACAGCAACAGACATCCTAACTGCAAGAAAAACAGTTGCTTCACAATACATTGCTAGGTGGAATGGGGGAGACAAGTATCAAGTCACAGGAGCTTTGCAGGATCAACATGTGGTTGATGTTAGGAACAAAACATGCACTTGCAGAAAATGGGAATTAATTGGAATTCCATGCAGACATGCAATTGCAACTCTGAATGAGATGAGTAAAGACCCAGAGGCTGACCTTGACATTTACAAATGGGTTCACAAGGTGTATTTTCTAGAGACATGGAAAAAGGTTTATTCTTTTAAGGTGGAGCCaattaagggtagatccatgTGGCCCAAAAGTGAATGTCCCACAAAGCTAATCCCTCCTCCACATCGCACTCAGGTGGGAAGGCCTAAGAAAAAGAGAAGACAAAGTGAGGGTGAAAGGTTAAGCAAAAAGCAGAAGGCAAGTCAAGGTGATGGAGTGAATGCTGCACAAGAAGGAGGTTCCCAAAAACCAACAAATGACGGAGTGCAGAAGCTATCAAGGAAGCATATCAGTGTTACTTGTAGCAAATGCAAGAACAAGGGACACAACTCTAGGACCTGTAAAGGGCAAGGTGGGAATCAATCCAAGAAGTAA